Within Sandaracinaceae bacterium, the genomic segment ATGGCGGACGGCGAGCCCGTCGGCCGCATGCGCATCGAGCGCTTCGCCTCCGGCGGCCTCGAGAAGCAGGGCGTCACCCTCTACGCCCCGACGGGCCGCGGCGCGGGCCAGCCCGCCGCCGACACCCAGGTGCTCCAGGGCTACCTCGAGGGCGCCAACGTCAGCCCCATCGAGGGCATGAACGAGCTCATCACCGCCAACCGCTCCTTCGAAGCGTTCCAGCGGGTCATTCAAGCGTTCCGCCAGATCGACGAGAAGGCGGCGCGCGAAGTCGGTCGGACCGGCTGACTTCTAGTAAGCAAGACACGAGGACAGAATCATGATGCGTTCCCTTCGATCCGCGGCGAGCGGTATGGTCGCCCAGCAGACCCACATCGACACCATCGCCAACAACATGGCGAACGTGTCGACCACCGGGTTCCGCCGCTCGCGCGCCGAGTTCCAGGATCTGCTCTACCAGCAGGTCCGGACCCCCGGGGGACGCACGGCCGACGGCGGCACGCTCCCGACCGGCGTGCAGATCGGCCAGGGCACGCGCACCGTCTCCACCGAGTTCATGCACACGCAGGGCGCGATGCAGCAGACGGGCAACCCGCTCGATCTCGCCATCGAAGGGGAGGGCTTCTTCCAGATCGTGCGCCCGGGCGGCGACATCGCCTACACCCGCGCCGGCAACCTCAAGCTCGACAACCAGGGCCAGCTCGTCACCGTCGACGGCCTGCCCATCGAGCCGCAGATCAGCGTTCCCCAGGACGCGACCAGCGTGAGCATCGCCCAGGACGGCACCGTCAGCGTGACCCAGCCGGGCAGCAACCAGACGATGGAGCTCGGTCAGCTCCAGATCGCCCGC encodes:
- the flgG gene encoding flagellar basal-body rod protein FlgG, coding for MMRSLRSAASGMVAQQTHIDTIANNMANVSTTGFRRSRAEFQDLLYQQVRTPGGRTADGGTLPTGVQIGQGTRTVSTEFMHTQGAMQQTGNPLDLAIEGEGFFQIVRPGGDIAYTRAGNLKLDNQGQLVTVDGLPIEPQISVPQDATSVSIAQDGTVSVTQPGSNQTMELGQLQIARFPNPGGLQALGRSMFQATSASGQPLVVQPGQEGSGTLSQGFLEGSNVEVVNEMIDLISSQRAYELNQRVIQASDEMLRKSTEV